The following coding sequences are from one Bacteroidota bacterium window:
- a CDS encoding VCBS repeat-containing protein, with translation MMRRLGIVLLLLLIPVLLAVFPRPTQSDDYVLHRFELNRLDNDFYCEGATFGDVSGDGQKDIVAGPFWYEGPAFENRHSFYEPQAHSIEGYSACFFSFVHDFDGDSQNDILVIGFPGEEASWYRNPGSTTEMWERHIVFNEVSNESPTFGDITGDGLPELILIHDGRYGYAAPDWSAPEQPWQFVPISEDRGLTKYTHGLGYGDVNGDGRHDLLEAKGWYEQADGDSLWLYHPYDFAAGGSQMYAYDFDADGDQDVVTADTAHAWGFLWHENLGDEVFKRHVIMGRKPADNAYGVAFSGLHALALVDLDGDGVKDLLTGKRFWAHMGKDPGGKQPPVTYWFKTTREEGGGVNFVPYFIDDLTGVGTQLVVDDYNNDMLPDFVVANKKGISVYTHTTELVSQEVWAAAQPVAHPDPKN, from the coding sequence ATGATGCGTCGCCTTGGTATCGTACTGTTACTCTTACTTATCCCTGTGTTATTGGCCGTCTTTCCGCGCCCAACGCAAAGTGATGACTATGTATTACACAGGTTCGAGTTAAATCGACTGGACAACGACTTTTATTGCGAAGGGGCAACGTTTGGTGATGTGTCCGGAGATGGCCAAAAAGATATCGTTGCAGGCCCCTTCTGGTATGAAGGCCCCGCATTTGAAAATCGTCATAGTTTTTATGAACCACAGGCACATTCGATCGAAGGGTATTCTGCCTGTTTCTTCTCTTTTGTGCATGATTTTGACGGAGACAGTCAAAATGACATTTTGGTAATTGGTTTTCCCGGTGAAGAGGCCTCCTGGTATAGAAATCCGGGATCAACCACTGAAATGTGGGAACGCCATATCGTATTTAACGAAGTGTCCAATGAGTCACCCACCTTCGGCGACATAACAGGAGATGGCCTGCCAGAACTGATTCTTATTCATGATGGCCGATATGGGTATGCAGCCCCGGACTGGTCAGCGCCTGAGCAACCATGGCAGTTTGTACCTATATCGGAAGATCGTGGCCTGACAAAATACACGCATGGTCTGGGATATGGCGATGTGAATGGAGATGGCCGGCATGACTTGCTTGAAGCAAAAGGGTGGTATGAACAAGCGGATGGTGATTCGCTGTGGCTTTATCATCCTTATGATTTTGCAGCTGGTGGCTCACAAATGTACGCTTATGATTTTGATGCAGATGGTGACCAGGATGTCGTCACCGCAGATACCGCGCATGCCTGGGGCTTTCTGTGGCATGAGAATTTGGGTGATGAAGTATTCAAGCGCCATGTGATAATGGGCCGCAAGCCGGCCGATAATGCATATGGCGTAGCCTTTTCGGGACTCCACGCGCTGGCCCTCGTTGATCTAGACGGCGACGGTGTAAAAGATTTGCTTACGGGAAAACGCTTTTGGGCCCACATGGGTAAAGATCCAGGTGGGAAGCAACCTCCTGTTACGTATTGGTTCAAGACAACACGAGAAGAGGGGGGAGGGGTTAATTTTGTCCCTTATTTTATTGATGATTTGACGGGCGTTGGCACACAGTTGGTTGTAGATGATTACAACAATGACATGCTGCCAGATTTTGTCGTCGCCAACAAAAAAGGAATATCTGTTTATACCCACACAACAGAACTTGTAAGCCAGGAGGTATGGGCAGCTGCCCAGCCTGTGGCGCATCCTGATCCGAAAAATTAA
- a CDS encoding AsmA-like C-terminal region-containing protein encodes MRKLLLITAGVLAGLLILLFVGLKLYLTDERLRAMVEPAMESALARDVSIGGFELRLLRSFPNITVGATEVAVHTPARDNEPQPDLASLDALWIKLPILPLLQSKVHITALELEKPRVLVEYYEDGTSNLPAFASEGEEEAGVVKEIAIASFNIVDGQIAYSHADGTLLVIEGMETTLSAALRDLAAVTGDVSIASFYFETGGITYADGWPVVANVDATANLDSSWVTLANTALQIDALELDLQGDIQDWDKEAIGIDLEVDAPNATIEGIWSLMPAALVKDIAGLRGTGAVAVEASMNGVLSETELPETNIAIRIADGSLQYPGLPAAIQQINLDAVADLESLQIRTLSAIAAGALLNLSGSLQQYANPVVNMAGKLQADLESLQQFYPLEENTQLAGKLDIDASLQGAVAKPAEMNASGQVLLEAIQYNSTALQQPVSDLNGQLVLAGNTLSAQAVSLTSGKSDFTFTGALQNYTSFLADPSEGVPAPVITGTLNSRYLDISEQLSDDTTAAGPIELPGVIADVAFNVEEVAYGGLSLSDAGGKLGLVDGVITFEGASAGFLDGILQAAGSFDLSDPLAPVFDGTLGLNQVRASRFFTAFNQLDQIARLGSFLDGFFDSEASIGLKMDQDLNPQLESLFAEGTFGATGGALKGMPIQEKLASLTGLQALTDLDVGAWTHKFNISGEKMHVQALNFGAGAFNFGVNGSQGFDGSIDYQLRVELPASAQETLSNAPLQQALQPLSQLAQVALVDPATNRITLDFDAGGSFASPELSLDNELLRSRLDARASALADGARSEAQARLDSLESAAKMKAEAELAEQKRLLEEKAAEEAKKLLSGVVDSSAISTDLDSLKEKGGEVLKDRLKGLLGRKKKKN; translated from the coding sequence GTGCGCAAGCTGCTATTGATAACTGCTGGAGTATTGGCAGGGCTACTGATTTTGCTCTTCGTTGGACTAAAGCTGTATCTCACAGATGAGCGGCTCCGGGCCATGGTTGAGCCGGCCATGGAGTCAGCTCTGGCGCGAGATGTAAGTATAGGAGGCTTCGAGCTCCGTTTGTTGCGGTCATTCCCGAACATAACGGTCGGCGCAACTGAGGTTGCAGTGCATACCCCGGCGAGAGACAATGAGCCGCAACCCGATCTGGCCAGCCTGGATGCGCTTTGGATTAAACTACCCATATTGCCGTTATTGCAAAGCAAGGTCCACATCACAGCACTTGAACTCGAGAAACCACGCGTTTTAGTAGAATACTATGAGGACGGTACCAGTAATTTGCCGGCCTTTGCTAGTGAAGGAGAGGAAGAGGCCGGTGTTGTTAAAGAAATCGCTATCGCGTCTTTCAATATTGTGGATGGGCAAATTGCTTACAGTCACGCAGATGGGACCTTGCTCGTGATTGAGGGTATGGAGACAACACTGTCGGCTGCGTTGCGTGACCTTGCCGCGGTCACTGGTGATGTGTCGATCGCCTCATTCTATTTTGAAACAGGGGGGATCACCTATGCGGATGGCTGGCCTGTTGTGGCGAATGTTGATGCAACAGCCAATTTGGATAGTAGTTGGGTTACGCTTGCAAACACGGCTTTACAAATCGACGCATTGGAGCTCGATCTGCAAGGTGATATTCAGGACTGGGACAAAGAAGCAATCGGCATAGACCTGGAAGTGGACGCGCCAAATGCCACCATTGAAGGGATATGGTCACTCATGCCGGCAGCACTCGTTAAAGACATTGCCGGGTTGCGAGGCACTGGTGCTGTAGCCGTTGAAGCAAGCATGAATGGGGTTTTGTCTGAAACGGAGTTGCCGGAAACCAATATCGCCATTCGAATTGCAGATGGCAGCTTGCAATACCCTGGTTTGCCCGCAGCAATACAGCAAATAAATCTCGATGCGGTAGCGGATCTTGAGTCGCTCCAAATCCGAACGCTTTCAGCTATAGCTGCGGGCGCCCTGCTAAACTTATCCGGAAGCTTGCAGCAGTACGCAAATCCTGTTGTGAACATGGCCGGCAAGCTGCAAGCTGATCTTGAAAGTTTACAGCAGTTTTATCCCCTTGAAGAAAATACCCAGCTTGCTGGCAAGCTGGATATAGATGCTTCGCTGCAAGGTGCTGTTGCTAAACCAGCAGAAATGAATGCGTCAGGACAAGTTCTCCTTGAAGCCATACAGTACAACAGTACTGCCCTTCAACAACCGGTATCTGATCTCAATGGGCAGCTCGTTTTAGCAGGTAATACGTTATCGGCGCAAGCTGTTTCGCTAACATCTGGTAAAAGTGATTTTACGTTTACCGGTGCGCTGCAAAATTATACTTCCTTTTTGGCCGACCCGTCAGAAGGTGTACCAGCCCCCGTGATCACAGGTACGCTAAACAGTAGGTATCTCGATATTTCTGAACAATTGTCGGATGATACGACAGCGGCAGGCCCCATTGAGCTGCCCGGCGTGATAGCAGACGTGGCGTTTAACGTAGAAGAAGTCGCGTACGGCGGTCTTTCTTTGTCAGACGCAGGGGGCAAGCTTGGCCTTGTCGACGGCGTCATCACATTCGAGGGGGCAAGCGCAGGATTTCTTGATGGTATCCTGCAGGCTGCGGGTTCATTTGATCTTTCGGATCCACTGGCACCTGTTTTTGATGGTACACTGGGGTTGAACCAGGTACGTGCCTCTCGCTTCTTTACAGCATTTAATCAGCTAGATCAGATTGCACGCCTGGGCTCCTTTCTCGATGGTTTCTTTGACAGCGAAGCTTCTATTGGATTGAAGATGGATCAGGACCTGAATCCGCAGCTTGAATCGCTCTTTGCAGAAGGTACGTTTGGTGCAACGGGCGGTGCATTGAAAGGTATGCCGATCCAGGAAAAACTCGCCAGCCTGACAGGGCTGCAGGCCTTAACCGATCTTGATGTAGGCGCCTGGACACACAAGTTCAATATCTCAGGAGAGAAAATGCACGTGCAGGCACTAAATTTTGGCGCCGGCGCATTCAATTTTGGCGTAAACGGATCACAAGGCTTTGACGGTTCGATAGATTACCAGTTGCGCGTCGAGTTGCCTGCTTCAGCGCAGGAGACGCTGTCCAATGCACCTTTGCAGCAAGCGCTTCAGCCCCTGTCGCAACTGGCCCAAGTTGCACTTGTTGATCCTGCCACCAACCGTATCACCCTCGACTTCGATGCTGGCGGCTCCTTTGCCTCCCCCGAGTTGAGTCTTGATAATGAGTTGCTGCGTTCCCGTCTTGACGCCCGTGCATCAGCACTAGCGGATGGTGCCCGTTCGGAAGCCCAGGCGAGACTGGACTCCCTGGAAAGTGCGGCCAAAATGAAGGCTGAGGCTGAACTCGCCGAGCAGAAGCGGTTACTCGAAGAAAAGGCGGCTGAGGAAGCAAAAAAACTACTCAGTGGCGTTGTTGATAGTAGCGCAATCTCAACAGATCTTGATAGCCTCAAAGAAAAGGGCGGCGAAGTCCTTAAAGACCGGCTTAAAGGTCTACTGGGGCGCAAGAAGAAAAAGAACTGA
- a CDS encoding pseudouridine synthase — protein sequence MKQHRNKSGQRRKGHGGPGRQNKKNQSKPRPTTDEPIRLNKYIAQAGICARRKADELIKEGKVKVNDKLVTEMGVKVSPGDVVEVNGSRITPLDCDYILLNKPRDVITTNKDEAERENTRRIVLDLIEDPGLKKKGLFPVGRLDRNTTGVLLLTNDGELAHRLMHPSFEIQKLYWVKTKESVKPNELAQLQEGVMVDGELYSMDEVAYSNPPRHDELGVSLHEGKNRHIRKMIEAIGHNVKRLERVRYAGMTTEGLRVGRWRRLSSTEIRKLRRIVKLK from the coding sequence GTGAAGCAGCACCGCAATAAATCTGGACAGCGCAGGAAGGGCCATGGTGGCCCAGGCCGGCAAAATAAAAAGAACCAAAGCAAACCCCGGCCGACCACGGATGAACCGATCCGCCTGAATAAGTACATTGCCCAGGCTGGCATTTGTGCCCGCCGCAAAGCTGATGAACTGATCAAAGAGGGCAAGGTGAAGGTGAATGACAAGCTGGTGACCGAAATGGGGGTAAAGGTTAGCCCAGGGGATGTGGTTGAGGTAAATGGAAGCCGGATTACGCCGCTAGATTGTGACTATATTTTGCTCAACAAGCCACGTGACGTGATCACCACCAATAAAGATGAGGCTGAGCGCGAAAACACACGCCGCATTGTCCTTGATCTGATTGAAGATCCTGGGCTAAAGAAGAAGGGACTCTTTCCCGTTGGTCGGCTGGATAGAAACACAACCGGTGTATTGCTCCTTACCAATGATGGAGAGCTTGCGCACAGGCTCATGCATCCAAGTTTTGAAATACAGAAGCTGTACTGGGTGAAAACCAAAGAGTCTGTAAAGCCAAACGAACTTGCCCAGCTACAGGAGGGGGTGATGGTAGATGGTGAATTGTACTCGATGGATGAAGTTGCTTATTCAAACCCACCAAGACATGATGAACTGGGTGTGAGCCTGCATGAAGGAAAGAATAGGCACATACGGAAAATGATAGAGGCCATTGGCCACAATGTGAAACGGCTTGAACGTGTTCGGTATGCGGGGATGACGACAGAAGGGTTGCGGGTTGGCCGATGGCGCCGGCTCTCAAGCACAGAGATCAGGAAGCTGCGACGCATCGTAAAACTCAAGTAA
- the guaB gene encoding IMP dehydrogenase, which produces METGLYNHTNGAGKGGKIRGFGLTYDDVLLVPGHSEVMPRDVNTGAMLTQRIRLNIPLLSAAMDTVTESGMAIAIAREGGVGVLHKNMTIEQQAAQVRRVKRSESGMILDPITLHPEDTVSAARAQMARYSIGGIPIVDADNKLVGIATNRDLRFVLDASTLLKDVMTREHLVTAPEGTTLEEAEQTLQQYKIEKLPVIDETGRLQGLITFKDIEKKRMYPNACKDEHGRLRVGAAVGVTADSLERVKALRDAEVDFVIVDTAHGHSAGVLNVVREVKSAYPELDVVAGNVATAEGAQALISAGADAIKVGIGPGSICTTRVVAGVGVPQLTAIMDCASVARASGVAVIADGGIKQTGDIPKAIAAGANCVMIGGLFARVEESPGETILYEGRKYKSYRGMGSMSAMQAGSKDRYFQDAEDDIKKLVPEGIEGRVPYGGMLSEVIYQMVGGLRAAMGYCGCASLDQMYEKAQLIQITASGLKESHPHDVFITKEAPNYSSKS; this is translated from the coding sequence ATGGAAACAGGATTATATAACCACACCAATGGCGCCGGGAAAGGCGGCAAAATTCGTGGGTTTGGACTTACCTATGACGATGTGTTGCTCGTACCCGGACATTCCGAGGTTATGCCCCGTGATGTAAACACCGGGGCCATGCTGACCCAGCGCATCCGGCTTAATATCCCTCTACTTTCAGCTGCAATGGACACGGTGACGGAGTCTGGTATGGCGATCGCTATTGCCAGGGAAGGCGGTGTTGGTGTTTTGCATAAAAACATGACTATCGAGCAGCAAGCTGCCCAGGTTCGTCGCGTAAAGCGGTCAGAGAGCGGCATGATCCTCGATCCGATTACCCTGCATCCCGAAGACACGGTTAGCGCTGCACGTGCTCAAATGGCACGCTATTCAATTGGTGGTATCCCGATCGTGGATGCAGATAACAAACTGGTTGGTATTGCTACAAACCGAGACCTTCGCTTTGTACTGGACGCGTCTACTTTGCTCAAGGACGTGATGACGCGAGAACACCTCGTTACAGCGCCAGAAGGCACAACGCTTGAAGAGGCTGAGCAAACGCTGCAGCAATACAAAATCGAAAAGCTTCCGGTAATTGATGAGACCGGCCGTTTACAAGGGCTGATTACCTTCAAAGACATCGAGAAGAAACGGATGTATCCGAATGCCTGCAAAGATGAGCATGGACGCCTGCGCGTCGGCGCAGCTGTGGGCGTAACAGCAGACAGCCTGGAACGCGTTAAGGCGCTGCGCGACGCTGAAGTTGACTTTGTAATTGTCGACACGGCGCATGGCCATTCTGCCGGCGTGTTGAACGTTGTTCGTGAGGTGAAATCAGCATATCCTGAATTGGATGTGGTTGCCGGCAATGTTGCGACCGCTGAAGGTGCACAGGCACTGATTAGCGCCGGCGCTGATGCCATCAAGGTGGGCATTGGTCCTGGTTCTATTTGTACAACGCGTGTGGTTGCCGGCGTTGGCGTGCCCCAGTTAACGGCTATTATGGACTGTGCCAGTGTAGCCCGCGCTAGCGGTGTTGCTGTTATCGCAGACGGCGGTATTAAACAGACGGGTGATATCCCCAAGGCAATTGCTGCAGGAGCCAATTGTGTCATGATCGGGGGATTGTTTGCCAGGGTAGAGGAGAGCCCAGGTGAAACCATTCTGTATGAAGGGCGAAAGTACAAATCTTACCGCGGCATGGGCTCGATGAGTGCGATGCAGGCCGGCAGTAAAGATCGGTATTTCCAGGATGCGGAAGACGACATCAAGAAGCTCGTACCGGAAGGCATTGAAGGCCGCGTTCCTTATGGTGGCATGCTGAGTGAAGTGATCTATCAAATGGTTGGTGGCTTGCGTGCAGCAATGGGGTACTGTGGATGTGCCTCACTCGATCAGATGTATGAAAAAGCCCAGTTAATCCAGATAACTGCCTCCGGACTGAAAGAAAGCCACCCTCATGATGTATTTATCACCAAGGAGGCGCCCAACTACAGCTCTAAATCATAA
- a CDS encoding aminopeptidase P family protein has protein sequence MNNIKKIQALITAEDAAGVLLSALTCIRWGCGFTGSNGLLLVTLDEAHLFTDARYTTQSREEVTGATVHIAPGQLIDSLNTSGCMPDGEVILQAEHVSIAQHAQLLKRLGERNWLPKSRLLEAQMAVKSPAEINFIRKAQEITDAVFEEILSVLKPGTTEREIAAEITYQHLQRGATKMSFDPIVASGPNGALPHARPSDRKLQLGDLVVLDFGCFYNGYASDMTRTVAIGNPSEKAREVYHVVKTAQQNALDAASSQMTTKTLDSVARGIIEEAGYGSYFNHSLGHGVGLDIHEWPRVSWQVDDPLAENMVITIEPGVYIPGELGVRIEDMVVLKPDGCEVLGHTPKSLLIL, from the coding sequence ATGAATAACATTAAAAAAATTCAGGCTTTAATTACGGCAGAAGATGCTGCAGGGGTCCTCTTGAGTGCGCTCACATGCATCCGTTGGGGATGTGGATTTACCGGGTCCAATGGCCTATTGCTAGTCACGTTGGATGAAGCCCATTTATTTACAGATGCTCGCTATACCACCCAAAGCAGGGAAGAGGTAACTGGTGCCACCGTTCACATTGCACCGGGACAACTGATCGACAGCCTTAATACATCAGGTTGTATGCCAGATGGCGAAGTGATTTTGCAAGCAGAGCACGTCTCAATTGCACAACATGCGCAATTACTTAAACGGTTGGGGGAACGCAATTGGTTACCCAAGTCACGACTGCTTGAAGCACAAATGGCGGTAAAGTCGCCTGCTGAAATTAACTTCATCCGGAAAGCTCAAGAAATCACTGATGCTGTTTTCGAGGAAATACTGTCTGTTCTCAAACCTGGCACTACAGAAAGGGAGATTGCTGCTGAAATAACGTATCAGCACTTGCAACGGGGTGCAACCAAAATGTCATTTGACCCGATTGTTGCTTCGGGACCCAATGGCGCGTTGCCGCATGCGCGCCCATCGGACCGAAAGCTTCAGTTAGGTGACCTGGTTGTTCTCGACTTTGGGTGCTTCTACAATGGGTATGCCTCGGACATGACACGGACCGTTGCTATCGGCAACCCTTCAGAGAAAGCGCGCGAAGTTTATCATGTAGTTAAAACTGCGCAACAAAATGCGCTGGATGCAGCAAGTAGCCAAATGACAACCAAAACCCTTGATAGTGTTGCAAGAGGCATCATAGAGGAAGCTGGATATGGAAGTTACTTTAACCACAGCCTTGGTCACGGCGTAGGCCTCGATATACATGAATGGCCCCGTGTTTCGTGGCAAGTAGACGATCCACTGGCCGAAAATATGGTGATCACGATTGAGCCGGGTGTTTATATACCAGGTGAATTGGGTGTGCGGATCGAGGATATGGTTGTACTTAAACCCGATGGATGCGAAGTGCTCGGGCACACCCCCAAATCACTACTTATCCTGTAG
- a CDS encoding peptidylprolyl isomerase — MSKQWNAPPAMQIDEKGVYHVVMHTDSGVIELELYAEHAPKTVNNFVFLAGEGFYDGLTFHRVIPNFMIQGGDPTGIGSGGPGYRFVDETIGNPLTHERGVISMANAGPNTNGSQFFITHGPQPHLNGRHTVFGKVVQGQDVVDSVKQGDAMSKVEVTLKPSAA, encoded by the coding sequence ATGAGCAAACAGTGGAATGCACCTCCTGCCATGCAGATCGACGAAAAAGGCGTCTATCATGTTGTTATGCATACAGACAGCGGTGTGATTGAATTGGAGTTGTATGCTGAGCATGCACCGAAGACGGTAAATAACTTTGTATTTCTTGCCGGCGAAGGGTTCTACGATGGACTTACGTTTCACCGCGTTATTCCAAACTTTATGATCCAGGGCGGCGATCCTACCGGTATCGGTAGTGGCGGCCCCGGATACCGTTTTGTCGACGAAACGATTGGCAACCCGCTAACCCATGAACGTGGCGTCATTTCAATGGCAAATGCCGGCCCGAATACGAACGGAAGCCAATTCTTTATCACCCATGGACCGCAGCCGCACCTCAATGGCCGGCACACTGTATTTGGCAAAGTGGTCCAGGGACAAGATGTTGTTGATTCGGTCAAGCAGGGCGATGCAATGAGCAAGGTGGAAGTGACTTTGAAGCCATCAGCGGCCTAG